The following coding sequences are from one Salvia hispanica cultivar TCC Black 2014 chromosome 3, UniMelb_Shisp_WGS_1.0, whole genome shotgun sequence window:
- the LOC125216703 gene encoding vesicle-associated membrane protein 721-like, with translation MGQNNRATLIYAMVAGGTPPVVLAEYTAFSGNFNSIAYQCLQKLPSSNNKFTYNCDNHTFNYLIHNGFIYCVVAEETAGRQIPMAVLEHIKDDFSKTYGGEEAATVPPNSLDKEYGRKLKEHMQYCIEHPEEISNLAKVKAQVSEVKGVMLENIEKVLDRGEKIELLVEKTEIMHQQARDFNSAGTRLHRRMWLQKSKMKLVVLAIVIALILIIVFSVCEGFDCGD, from the exons ATGGGGCAGAACAACCGTGCGACACTGATCTACGCGATGGTGGCTGGTGGAACGCCGCCAGTAGTACTGGCGGAGTACACTGCGTTCAGTGGGAACTTCAACTCCATTGCGTACCAGTGCCTCCAAAAACTTCCTTCATCCAACAATAAGTTTACATACAACTGCGATAATCACACCTTCAATTACCTCATTCACAATGGCTTTA TATATTGCGTGGTAGCAGAAGAAACGGCAGGTAGACAGATCCCTATGGCTGTTCTAGAGCATATCAAGGATGATTTTTCGAAAACATATGGTGGAGAGGAAGCTGCAACAGTTCCACCAAATAGCCTTGATAAAGAATATGg ACGAAAGTTGAAGGAACATATGCAATACTGCATTGAGCACCCTGAGGAAATAAGCAACCTAGCCAAGGTTAAGGCTCAGGTTTCTGAAGTGAAAGGTGTTATGCTGGAAAACATAGAGAAG GTTCTTGATCGTGGAGAAAAGATAGAACTATTGGTGGAAAAGACTGAGATAATGCATCAGCAG GCCAGGGATTTCAATTCCGCAGGAACAAGATTACACAGGAGAATGTGGCTACAGAAGTCGAAGATGAAGCTAGTTGTTTTAGCTATTGTGATTGCGTTGATCCTCATCATCGTGTTCTCTGTCTGTGAGGGGTTCGACTGTGGAGATTGA
- the LOC125216051 gene encoding protein PHLOEM PROTEIN 2-LIKE A1-like has product MDNQPVGNVHSDPHLIGDPSKVKGPDSDGSFGIPVRALNITWGNDPRYWELVKFCETESKLAGFEEGVALQQVNWLQVTGKFELVTFNIVPKLYKVYYMMKFNEDAFGWNHAPIKFKVKLEGGSESEVKVNLHKYREKPMMWHKVYVGEFNVVGDGSSMTVEVGMFEVETDWWKGGAILGGVRIEPEL; this is encoded by the exons ATGGATAATCAACCAGTTGGGAATGTCCACTCCGATCCTCACTTGATAGGA GATCCATCCAAGGTTAAAGGTCCGGATAGCGATGGATCATTCGGTATCCCCGTTCGAGCCTTGAACATCACTTGGGGCAATGATCCTCGATATTGGGAACTGGTTAAATTTTGCGAGACCGAGTCTAA ACTAGCGGGATTTGAAGAGGGTGTGGCGCTGCAACAAGTGAATTGGCTCCAAGTGACGGGGAAATTCGAACTCGTGACCTTTAACATCGTGCCAAAATTATACAAAGTGTACTACATGATGAAGTTCAACGAGGATGCGTTTGGATGGAACCACGCCCCGATCAAATTCAAGGTGAAATTGGAAGGGGGCAGTGAGAGTGAAGTGAAAGTGAATCTTCATAAGTATCGAGAGAAGCCGATGATGTGGCACAAGGTTTACGTCGGAGAGTTTAATGTTGTCGGAGATGGGAGTTCAATGACGGTGGAGGTTGGGATGTTTGAAGTGGAGACGGATTGGTGGAAAGGCGGAGCGATCCTCGGCGGCGTTCGGATTGAACCCGAGTTATAG